One Paraburkholderia sp. IMGN_8 DNA window includes the following coding sequences:
- a CDS encoding amidohydrolase family protein gives MSKRKIDTHQHFLPKFYVDAVGLDLLNAAMPNGVAPTWSSEAAIAMMDENGIDEGILSISSGPTLPDATTLLRKCNDHAADLRSRYAGRFGSFASLPLPDIDAALKEVSYCLDELKVDGFIVFTNYNGLYLGDAHFAPLWEELNRRRAVVFVHPNQPPHEVPSVAPASVLEYPFETTRTAASLIISGAMNRYQHVRFILSHAGGTLPYLVPRIALSISMMPGAAERVGDTLAAVRSFYFDTALSAGNSSLSALAQVADPDHILFGTDFPFAPTDAIRQFGKVLDDLRIAGIEMDKVYGENAARMLAR, from the coding sequence ATGTCGAAACGAAAGATTGATACGCACCAACATTTCTTGCCGAAATTTTATGTGGATGCCGTAGGGTTGGATCTGCTGAATGCGGCAATGCCGAACGGTGTGGCCCCTACGTGGTCCTCCGAAGCAGCCATCGCGATGATGGATGAGAATGGTATCGACGAGGGGATCCTGTCCATCTCCTCGGGTCCCACACTTCCGGATGCGACCACGCTGCTGAGAAAGTGCAACGACCATGCGGCGGACCTCAGGTCCCGGTATGCCGGACGGTTTGGCTCCTTTGCGAGCTTGCCACTGCCAGACATAGATGCGGCGCTGAAGGAAGTCAGTTACTGCCTTGACGAGTTGAAGGTCGATGGCTTTATTGTCTTTACGAACTACAACGGACTGTATCTCGGGGATGCGCATTTCGCGCCTCTGTGGGAAGAACTGAACAGGCGTAGGGCTGTAGTTTTCGTTCACCCCAATCAGCCACCTCATGAAGTGCCGTCCGTTGCTCCGGCATCCGTCCTCGAATATCCGTTTGAGACGACGCGTACAGCCGCGAGTCTGATCATTTCGGGCGCGATGAATCGTTATCAGCATGTTCGGTTTATCCTGTCGCATGCAGGGGGAACGCTGCCGTATCTGGTACCGCGCATCGCACTCTCAATCTCCATGATGCCTGGCGCGGCTGAGCGCGTGGGCGATACGTTGGCGGCGGTGAGATCCTTCTATTTCGACACGGCGCTTTCTGCCGGCAATTCGTCCCTGAGTGCGTTGGCGCAGGTAGCCGACCCGGATCACATTCTGTTCGGGACCGACTTCCCGTTCGCGCCGACAGACGCAATCCGGCAATTCGGGAAGGTGCTTGACGACTTGCGGATTGCCGGGATTGAGATGGATAAGGTCTACGGGGAAAATGCCGCTCGTATGCTTGCACGTTAG
- a CDS encoding CocE/NonD family hydrolase, giving the protein MIEERDVVVRMRDGTRLAVDVYRPDEEGRYPVLYASALHNKDLQGPDIADVLPPQPAHAPLWFGPVEAGDTRRFVANGYVHVIAQPRGSAKSEGHYGEENTDHYDMIEWITQQPWSDGNVGMVGISGFAGEQWRAAAQGHPALKAIFPYDACSAYGGMFGFRDFNPGGVIHTFPYLLDVFSTVHEPRGVPGPLPDEQENLWRSAMRNPDYRMYINLYNILTQKGQRTWVMYHIMTNPWEADGTVERAEENFRSIKVPFYTGSGAYAYTYKLHWLGAQHYYRNVKQPRKLIFTGPAHLERPFHQYHDEVIRWYDFWLKGIDTGIMDEPPVRYWVMGANEWRTGSDWPLPETQWAKYYLAGWERLSTDAPRPSGEVGNAQREPDVFTQMPLKKTSRVERLRYMTDPLPQDVLVAGPISLTLYAEIDQPDTNWIVVLKDVGPDVSVVTARVGERTVPETLPERELTRGWLKASYRATDPDRSTPAEPFHKLTKDSIAPVTPGEIVKYEIQILATANQFKAGHRICVEICSLDVPTGTGAMTDVEYIPYHVCSSNTVTHKIYRDADRPSHLLLPVIPLNGKSS; this is encoded by the coding sequence ATGATTGAGGAACGCGACGTCGTCGTCAGGATGCGGGACGGCACTCGTCTCGCTGTAGACGTCTATCGCCCCGATGAGGAAGGCAGGTATCCCGTGCTGTACGCATCGGCCCTGCACAACAAGGATCTTCAAGGTCCGGATATTGCCGATGTGTTGCCACCGCAGCCTGCGCATGCACCGCTCTGGTTCGGGCCGGTAGAGGCAGGGGACACTCGCCGCTTTGTTGCAAATGGCTACGTGCACGTGATTGCGCAACCGCGGGGCTCAGCCAAGTCCGAAGGACACTATGGCGAAGAGAACACTGACCATTACGACATGATCGAATGGATCACACAGCAGCCGTGGTCCGACGGCAACGTCGGGATGGTGGGTATCTCCGGTTTCGCGGGTGAACAATGGCGTGCTGCCGCACAAGGGCACCCGGCACTCAAGGCCATCTTCCCCTATGACGCCTGTAGCGCATACGGCGGGATGTTCGGGTTTCGAGACTTCAATCCGGGTGGCGTCATCCACACGTTCCCTTACTTGCTCGACGTTTTCAGTACTGTGCATGAACCGCGCGGCGTGCCGGGTCCGCTACCCGACGAGCAGGAGAACCTCTGGCGCTCCGCAATGCGCAACCCCGATTACAGGATGTACATCAACCTGTATAACATCCTGACGCAGAAGGGGCAGCGAACATGGGTGATGTATCACATCATGACGAACCCCTGGGAGGCCGACGGGACCGTCGAGCGCGCCGAGGAGAACTTCCGCTCGATCAAGGTGCCGTTCTATACGGGTTCCGGTGCCTATGCTTACACGTACAAATTGCACTGGCTTGGCGCGCAGCACTACTACAGGAACGTGAAGCAGCCACGCAAGCTGATTTTCACGGGACCTGCACATCTGGAACGACCGTTCCATCAGTACCACGACGAAGTGATTCGCTGGTACGACTTCTGGCTGAAGGGTATCGATACGGGCATCATGGATGAACCCCCGGTCCGCTACTGGGTCATGGGGGCCAACGAATGGCGTACGGGTAGCGACTGGCCCTTGCCTGAAACGCAGTGGGCGAAGTACTACCTCGCTGGCTGGGAGCGGTTATCCACAGATGCCCCTCGACCATCAGGAGAGGTCGGCAATGCCCAACGGGAGCCTGATGTCTTCACGCAAATGCCGCTCAAAAAGACATCCAGGGTCGAGCGCCTGCGGTACATGACTGATCCGCTGCCCCAGGACGTGCTGGTGGCGGGTCCGATTTCGCTGACGCTTTACGCGGAGATCGACCAGCCGGATACGAACTGGATCGTCGTGCTCAAGGACGTGGGTCCCGACGTATCAGTCGTGACCGCGCGCGTCGGCGAACGGACTGTTCCCGAGACGTTACCGGAGCGTGAACTGACCCGTGGCTGGTTGAAAGCATCGTACCGCGCAACGGATCCCGACCGGTCTACGCCTGCGGAACCATTCCATAAGCTGACGAAAGATTCGATCGCACCGGTCACACCAGGCGAGATCGTCAAGTATGAAATTCAGATACTCGCGACGGCCAATCAGTTCAAGGCCGGTCATCGAATCTGTGTCGAAATCTGCAGTCTTGACGTGCCCACGGGAACGGGCGCGATGACTGACGTCGAGTACATCCCGTATCACGTGTGCAGTAGCAATACGGTTACCCACAAGATCTACCGCGACGCCGATCGCCCCTCGCATTTACTGCTTCCGGTCATTCCGTTGAATGGAAAGTCATCCTGA
- a CDS encoding enoyl-CoA hydratase/isomerase family protein, with the protein MKSIRFERDEKVGNIVLANPPYNRLDVRFAQCLREAVHEASESDIRVLVVRGEGPNFSLGGEVREWPGKDVNWFRTFVAEINNSYRAIETLRVPTVAVVQGLAFGGGFELALSCDFVVAATDAEFRCVEVTTAMLPIAGALQRLAERVGRSRASRFAMLGEPIPGSVAGDLGIATHVAEPDALERVAAELVTRLSDGPTLSYAATRTLLKAWSNGGVTGADAVMLDVSMGLYNTEDATRGFVNTAEAFDADQQPGDLLFYGK; encoded by the coding sequence ATGAAAAGCATACGATTTGAGCGCGACGAGAAGGTTGGAAACATCGTACTGGCGAATCCGCCCTATAACCGACTTGATGTGCGATTTGCACAATGCCTGCGCGAGGCGGTTCACGAAGCTAGCGAAAGCGACATCCGGGTGCTTGTCGTTCGGGGGGAGGGGCCGAACTTCAGTCTGGGTGGAGAGGTTCGCGAGTGGCCGGGCAAAGATGTGAACTGGTTCCGCACATTCGTTGCAGAAATCAACAACTCATATCGTGCAATCGAAACGCTCCGCGTTCCGACGGTGGCGGTGGTGCAGGGCCTCGCTTTCGGCGGCGGTTTCGAACTCGCATTGAGCTGTGACTTCGTCGTGGCGGCGACCGACGCAGAGTTCCGATGTGTCGAGGTCACGACGGCAATGCTGCCCATTGCGGGAGCGCTGCAGCGGCTCGCTGAGCGCGTGGGGCGTAGCCGCGCGTCGCGGTTTGCAATGCTGGGCGAACCTATTCCCGGCAGCGTGGCGGGAGACCTCGGGATCGCGACCCACGTGGCTGAGCCGGATGCACTCGAACGTGTCGCCGCGGAACTGGTTACGCGCCTGTCTGACGGTCCCACGCTTTCGTACGCGGCTACGCGCACGTTGCTCAAGGCGTGGTCAAACGGAGGTGTCACTGGTGCAGATGCCGTCATGTTGGACGTCAGCATGGGCTTATACAACACAGAGGACGCCACGCGCGGTTTCGTCAACACGGCCGAGGCATTCGACGCCGATCAGCAACCCGGGGATCTGCTCTTCTACGGGAAATAG
- a CDS encoding AMP-binding protein, giving the protein MRTLPASLTLDTPADGVAYVRGATDIPLSESTIGQFLRETARRLPDRQAVVFREQDIRWTWREFDDHVDCLATGLLSLGIEKGDRVGIWSPNRFEWLLTQFATARIGAVLVNINPAYRVAELEYALRKVGCKALVTAETFKTSNYISMLLDIAPELASQQAGDLRIARLPELRMVISVGDWRVSGVMPFHAVMRRGEDMLRVEGGTVLDAVGRTLSPHDPINIQFTSGTTGSPKGATLTHHNIVNNARFVAMAMKLSEADSLCIPVPLYHCFGMVLGVLACVSIGAQMVFPGEGFDAGATLAAISEERCTALHGVPTMFIAELGHPDFSSFDLSSLRTGIMAGSPCPVETMNQVVARMHMREVTIAYGMTETSPVSFQSATADPLDKRTTTVGRIQPHLEVKIVDSLGNTLAIGETGELCTRGYSVMLGYWDDEEKTRESIIDGWMHTGDLATIDADGYCNIVGRLKDMVIRGGENIYPREIEEYLFRHPKVQNVQVFGIPDEKNGEELCAWIVLRPYEGATEEEIKDFCRGQIAHYKIPKYIRFVSELPMTVTGKVQKFAMREEMIRSLGLTVHKTA; this is encoded by the coding sequence ATGCGTACATTACCCGCGTCCCTTACGCTCGATACGCCTGCCGATGGCGTGGCCTACGTGCGGGGTGCAACGGACATTCCGTTGAGCGAGTCTACAATCGGTCAGTTTTTAAGGGAAACAGCACGCCGCTTGCCTGACCGGCAAGCCGTGGTATTCCGTGAACAAGACATACGGTGGACATGGAGGGAATTTGACGATCATGTCGATTGCCTTGCTACAGGCCTGTTGTCGTTGGGAATAGAAAAGGGCGACCGAGTTGGCATCTGGTCGCCCAACCGGTTTGAATGGTTGCTCACACAGTTCGCGACGGCGCGTATCGGCGCGGTACTGGTCAACATCAACCCTGCCTACCGTGTAGCGGAACTCGAGTACGCGCTGCGGAAAGTTGGATGCAAGGCGCTCGTCACAGCCGAGACGTTCAAAACGTCGAACTACATTTCAATGTTGCTCGATATTGCGCCAGAACTAGCGTCGCAGCAGGCGGGCGATTTGAGGATCGCACGCCTGCCGGAACTTCGCATGGTGATTTCTGTAGGTGACTGGCGCGTGTCGGGTGTCATGCCATTCCACGCGGTCATGCGGCGCGGAGAGGACATGCTTCGCGTAGAAGGGGGCACGGTACTCGACGCTGTCGGGAGAACCCTTTCTCCACATGACCCGATAAATATCCAGTTCACCAGCGGCACCACAGGTAGTCCGAAGGGTGCAACGTTGACCCATCACAACATCGTCAACAACGCACGATTTGTCGCCATGGCGATGAAGCTGTCCGAAGCCGACTCACTCTGTATTCCTGTCCCCCTCTATCACTGCTTCGGAATGGTGCTCGGCGTCCTGGCGTGCGTATCGATTGGCGCGCAGATGGTCTTCCCGGGCGAAGGATTCGACGCCGGTGCCACCCTCGCCGCCATTTCGGAAGAGCGTTGCACTGCACTTCACGGTGTGCCAACAATGTTCATCGCGGAGTTGGGACATCCAGACTTCTCTTCGTTCGACCTGAGTAGTCTCAGGACGGGCATCATGGCGGGATCCCCCTGTCCTGTCGAAACAATGAATCAGGTCGTGGCCAGAATGCATATGCGAGAGGTCACGATTGCATATGGCATGACGGAGACCAGTCCCGTGTCGTTTCAGAGTGCAACGGCGGATCCTCTGGATAAGCGCACGACAACCGTCGGGCGGATTCAACCTCATCTCGAGGTCAAGATCGTGGATTCCCTTGGCAATACGTTAGCGATTGGGGAGACCGGGGAACTCTGCACGAGAGGTTACTCGGTGATGTTGGGGTACTGGGATGACGAAGAGAAAACGCGAGAAAGCATCATTGACGGATGGATGCATACAGGCGATCTCGCGACCATCGACGCCGACGGCTACTGCAACATTGTCGGAAGACTGAAGGACATGGTCATTCGAGGGGGAGAGAACATCTATCCCCGTGAAATTGAGGAATACCTTTTCAGGCATCCAAAAGTACAGAATGTCCAGGTGTTCGGCATACCGGACGAAAAGAACGGGGAGGAGTTGTGTGCGTGGATCGTGCTGCGGCCGTATGAAGGCGCCACCGAGGAGGAGATCAAAGACTTTTGCCGAGGACAGATCGCTCATTACAAGATACCCAAATATATTCGTTTCGTGAGCGAGTTGCCGATGACGGTGACGGGAAAAGTACAGAAGTTCGCGATGCGGGAGGAGATGATCCGCTCATTGGGCCTGACCGTGCACAAGACCGCATGA
- a CDS encoding FAD-dependent monooxygenase, translating into MYEITTDVLIVGTGPAGSACAALLSTYGIDNMVINYYRWLANTPRAHITNLRTMEVLRDLGQQVEQEAYLHATDEDLMGGTVFCESLTGEEIGRVPSWGLHPLSRAERQLSSPAKMNDLPQTFMEPLLFKTACARGTEARMSTEYLSHTQTEDGVITRCRDRLSGEEFSVRSKYLIGADGGNSKVAANAGLPFEGQMGVRGSMNIWFRADLSEFVAHRPAVLYPIMQPGAEVGGIGMGLIRMVRPWYEWLIVWGYDINGPAPVVDQAKATTIARQLVGKPDLEIELLGANTWTVNNMYATRMQDGRVFCMGDATHRHPPSGGLGSNTSIQDAFNLAWKLAAVIKGHAGDALLDSYSAERAPIAKQVVTRANQSIAEFAPLYRALGIDESTDAEVMQANMHARSRATEAAEHQREAIREALTFKRYELDAHGVEMNQRYRSQAVLTDRQAEPAFERDPELYYQATTWPGARLPHAWVFDSRGRQHSTLDLAGHGRFALFTGLGGEAWVKAASEVGEELGLKIDVHVIGPRQRYADHTGDWARVREISDHGCVLARPDHHVAWRSFTLPDDPAAELRRVVRQVLSR; encoded by the coding sequence ATGTATGAAATAACTACGGATGTACTCATTGTCGGAACGGGGCCGGCTGGCTCCGCGTGTGCCGCGCTGCTCTCGACGTACGGTATCGACAATATGGTCATCAACTACTATCGTTGGTTGGCCAACACGCCTCGGGCGCATATCACGAACCTGCGCACGATGGAGGTGCTCCGCGACCTCGGTCAGCAGGTGGAGCAGGAAGCCTATCTGCACGCGACCGATGAGGATTTGATGGGTGGGACGGTCTTCTGCGAAAGTCTGACCGGTGAGGAGATTGGCAGGGTTCCCAGCTGGGGACTGCACCCACTGTCGAGAGCGGAACGCCAATTGTCGAGTCCGGCAAAAATGAACGATTTGCCGCAGACTTTCATGGAACCGCTTCTGTTCAAAACTGCTTGCGCGCGAGGTACTGAGGCGCGTATGAGCACGGAATATCTGAGTCATACGCAGACTGAAGATGGCGTGATCACGCGTTGTCGTGACCGGTTGTCAGGAGAGGAGTTCTCAGTCAGATCGAAGTACCTCATCGGTGCAGACGGAGGGAACTCCAAGGTCGCAGCGAACGCCGGCCTGCCTTTTGAAGGGCAGATGGGTGTACGGGGATCGATGAACATCTGGTTCCGTGCGGACCTGTCGGAGTTCGTCGCACACCGGCCGGCAGTTCTGTATCCCATCATGCAGCCCGGCGCAGAGGTGGGCGGTATCGGGATGGGGCTGATCCGGATGGTTCGGCCCTGGTACGAATGGCTGATTGTTTGGGGCTATGACATCAACGGGCCTGCACCGGTTGTGGACCAGGCAAAGGCAACTACAATCGCACGTCAACTGGTGGGCAAGCCGGATCTCGAGATCGAACTGCTGGGCGCGAACACCTGGACGGTGAACAACATGTACGCCACTCGCATGCAGGACGGACGGGTGTTTTGTATGGGCGATGCGACTCATCGGCATCCGCCGTCTGGCGGGCTGGGCTCCAACACATCCATTCAGGACGCGTTCAACCTCGCGTGGAAGCTTGCGGCGGTCATCAAGGGGCACGCGGGCGATGCGCTTCTGGATTCATATTCGGCTGAGCGTGCACCGATCGCGAAACAGGTCGTCACGCGCGCGAATCAGTCGATTGCCGAGTTCGCGCCGCTCTATAGGGCGCTAGGCATTGATGAGTCGACCGATGCAGAAGTCATGCAAGCGAACATGCATGCCCGAAGCCGGGCAACTGAAGCGGCGGAACACCAGCGGGAGGCAATTCGGGAAGCGTTGACGTTCAAGCGATACGAACTGGACGCCCATGGGGTGGAGATGAATCAACGCTATCGCTCGCAGGCAGTGTTGACCGATAGGCAGGCTGAACCGGCGTTCGAGCGCGATCCTGAACTGTATTATCAGGCGACGACATGGCCCGGTGCGCGGCTGCCTCACGCCTGGGTCTTTGACTCCCGCGGACGGCAGCACTCGACGCTTGACCTTGCTGGACATGGACGGTTCGCGCTGTTCACGGGTCTGGGAGGTGAAGCATGGGTTAAGGCTGCCTCAGAGGTCGGTGAGGAGCTGGGGTTGAAGATTGACGTACATGTGATTGGTCCGCGACAGCGATATGCGGATCACACGGGCGACTGGGCGCGCGTGCGCGAAATCAGCGACCATGGTTGCGTGTTGGCTCGCCCCGACCATCATGTGGCATGGCGTAGCTTCACGTTGCCGGATGATCCCGCGGCCGAACTCCGTCGGGTCGTGCGTCAGGTGCTTTCCAGGTAA
- a CDS encoding maleylacetate reductase, which produces MSTPEFVYNGRAMRVVFGCGSRIHIEREVHTLGARRALILCSEEQRALGASVADQLGARAAGVFDRATMHVPVELVAQARTVAASLDADCVIAVGGGSAIGLAKGLALETSLPILAVPTTYAGSEMTPIFGLTESGLKRTGTDLRVLPRTVIYDPDLTVTLPVGLSVTSGINAIAHAAEGLYSRDANPLTSLMAEEGIAALARSLPRIVAQPNDASARADALYGSWLCGAVLGSVGMALHHKLCHTLGGSFNLPHAPTHTIVLPHALAYNADAAPDAMRRIAQALGHDSAAQGLYELARANGAPVALKEIGMLEEQLDQAADIACNNAYWNPRPLERGAIRALLQRAFDGSAPTDGL; this is translated from the coding sequence ATGTCAACACCTGAGTTCGTCTATAACGGGCGCGCAATGCGCGTCGTATTTGGCTGCGGCTCACGCATCCATATCGAACGCGAGGTACACACGCTGGGCGCGCGACGCGCTCTGATTCTGTGTAGTGAGGAGCAACGCGCACTAGGCGCATCGGTTGCCGATCAATTGGGCGCACGCGCAGCGGGCGTTTTCGATCGCGCGACCATGCACGTGCCCGTTGAACTGGTCGCGCAAGCACGCACCGTTGCCGCGTCGCTGGATGCCGACTGCGTTATCGCCGTGGGTGGCGGATCTGCAATCGGCCTCGCCAAGGGTCTTGCCCTTGAGACGAGCCTGCCGATTCTGGCCGTGCCCACCACCTACGCAGGCAGCGAAATGACACCCATCTTCGGGTTGACCGAATCAGGTCTTAAACGCACAGGCACTGATTTGCGCGTATTACCCAGGACAGTCATCTACGATCCAGACCTGACCGTGACCCTGCCAGTCGGCCTTTCGGTGACAAGCGGCATCAACGCAATTGCACACGCGGCAGAGGGTTTGTATTCACGCGATGCCAATCCCCTTACCAGTCTCATGGCTGAAGAAGGCATCGCGGCGCTCGCGCGCAGCTTACCCCGAATCGTCGCGCAGCCGAACGACGCGTCCGCGCGCGCCGACGCACTCTACGGTTCATGGCTATGCGGTGCAGTGCTCGGAAGCGTCGGGATGGCACTGCATCACAAGCTATGCCATACGCTTGGCGGCAGTTTTAATCTGCCGCACGCGCCCACCCATACCATCGTGCTTCCGCACGCATTGGCCTATAACGCCGACGCTGCGCCCGATGCAATGAGGCGCATCGCGCAGGCGCTCGGGCACGACAGCGCGGCCCAAGGTCTGTACGAACTCGCGCGCGCAAACGGCGCGCCCGTCGCGTTAAAGGAGATTGGCATGCTCGAGGAACAACTCGACCAGGCCGCCGACATCGCATGCAACAACGCTTACTGGAATCCGCGTCCGCTAGAACGTGGAGCGATTCGCGCTTTGCTGCAGCGGGCATTTGACGGCAGCGCGCCAACTGATGGATTGTAG
- a CDS encoding intradiol ring-cleavage dioxygenase, with protein sequence MRNINEDTITQAVLAAMSGCTNDRLRTVMTSLVQHLHSFARDVRLTESEWLYAINFLTETGHITDKKRQEFVLLSDTLGLSMLVTTQNNRKPAECTEATVLGPFFVEGAPEYRNGDDISNGAAGLPCFVAGRVRGLSGEPVAGATIEVWQSDEDGYYDVQYGDPLDATVEHQARGRLHTLPDGRFHFRSILAEAYPIPHDGPVGRMLNALGRHPWRPAHLHFWIKAPGYEPLITHVFRNGDKYLDSDAVFGVRSTLIVDWIEHPPGLAPAGTAMDTPFYTLDYDFVLNPSEHAR encoded by the coding sequence ATGCGCAACATCAACGAAGACACCATCACCCAGGCGGTGCTCGCAGCAATGTCGGGTTGTACCAACGACAGGCTGCGCACCGTCATGACCAGTCTTGTCCAGCATTTGCATTCATTCGCAAGAGACGTGAGGCTGACTGAGAGCGAGTGGCTGTACGCGATCAACTTCCTCACCGAGACCGGCCATATCACGGATAAAAAACGTCAGGAGTTCGTCCTCCTGTCGGATACGCTCGGCCTGTCGATGCTGGTGACGACACAGAACAACCGCAAGCCCGCCGAATGCACAGAGGCCACTGTTCTGGGTCCATTCTTCGTTGAGGGCGCGCCCGAATACAGGAACGGTGACGACATTTCCAACGGTGCAGCGGGCCTCCCCTGTTTTGTTGCCGGGCGAGTCCGCGGTCTTTCGGGAGAGCCTGTAGCCGGGGCAACGATCGAAGTCTGGCAATCCGATGAAGACGGGTATTACGACGTCCAGTATGGTGACCCTCTGGACGCAACGGTAGAGCATCAGGCGCGTGGTCGCTTGCACACGCTGCCTGACGGACGCTTCCATTTCCGCTCGATTCTCGCCGAGGCCTATCCCATTCCGCACGATGGACCGGTTGGCAGAATGCTCAATGCGCTTGGACGCCATCCGTGGCGTCCGGCCCACCTGCACTTCTGGATCAAAGCGCCAGGGTACGAGCCGTTGATCACCCATGTGTTCCGTAACGGTGACAAGTACCTGGACTCGGATGCCGTATTCGGCGTGCGCTCGACTTTGATCGTCGACTGGATCGAGCACCCGCCGGGTCTCGCGCCGGCCGGTACTGCCATGGATACGCCCTTCTATACGCTCGACTACGACTTCGTTCTCAATCCCTCGGAACACGCGCGATGA
- a CDS encoding DoxX family protein: protein MERFKFLPLLGRILIGAPFVMSGLGKLGAYTATVGYIAAMGLPVPPLAFIVAVLTELGGGLLLLSGYRARVVSLAMAVFCVVTAIFFHHNFADQNQMIHFLKNVMMAGGLLQIAYFGAGAFSLDARFGRLASRVTSLGAN, encoded by the coding sequence ATGGAACGTTTCAAATTTCTTCCGCTGTTGGGTCGCATTCTGATCGGGGCGCCGTTTGTGATGAGCGGGCTGGGCAAACTCGGAGCGTACACTGCGACGGTTGGCTATATTGCGGCCATGGGCCTGCCCGTGCCGCCACTCGCGTTCATTGTTGCCGTGCTGACCGAGCTAGGCGGCGGCCTGCTGCTGCTGTCCGGCTACAGGGCTCGCGTCGTGTCGCTGGCGATGGCGGTGTTCTGCGTGGTCACTGCGATTTTCTTTCACCACAACTTCGCAGATCAAAACCAGATGATTCACTTCCTCAAGAACGTGATGATGGCCGGTGGGCTCCTGCAGATCGCCTACTTTGGTGCCGGCGCGTTCAGTCTGGACGCGCGCTTCGGGCGGCTCGCCTCACGTGTCACGTCTCTGGGTGCGAACTAG
- a CDS encoding pirin family protein, producing MLTHRRWESLDRAELGWLHAKYHFVVSADGNPAHAALGPLIVWNDDEFAVGSGFPMHGHRDMEIITYVRQGLLGHRDTLGSEGTIHAGDVQVMSAGTGIRHAEFNRGEVPLKVYQIWLLPREAGGEPAWDTKPFPKSDRSGRFVILASGFGGDEGALPIRADARVLGAMLKAGESVRHEMGPARRAYLVVASGRIEVNGEAVGPLDGVAITKFAAAQISALEDSELVMVDAG from the coding sequence ATGCTCACACACAGGCGTTGGGAATCATTGGACAGGGCGGAACTCGGCTGGCTGCACGCGAAATACCATTTCGTGGTCAGCGCCGACGGCAATCCCGCGCACGCCGCCCTGGGTCCCCTGATTGTCTGGAACGACGACGAGTTCGCGGTTGGCAGTGGTTTCCCCATGCACGGGCACCGTGACATGGAAATCATCACTTATGTGCGCCAAGGCCTGCTCGGGCATCGAGACACCTTGGGATCCGAGGGAACGATCCACGCAGGCGATGTCCAGGTCATGAGCGCCGGCACGGGCATACGCCACGCCGAGTTCAATCGGGGCGAGGTGCCGCTCAAGGTTTATCAGATCTGGCTGCTGCCTCGTGAAGCCGGTGGCGAACCCGCGTGGGATACCAAGCCGTTTCCCAAAAGCGACCGATCTGGGCGCTTCGTAATCCTTGCCAGTGGGTTCGGCGGCGACGAAGGTGCGCTTCCTATTCGCGCCGATGCGCGTGTGCTTGGCGCGATGCTGAAGGCAGGCGAAAGCGTTCGACACGAGATGGGTCCAGCGCGTCGTGCCTATCTCGTCGTGGCCTCGGGACGCATCGAAGTGAATGGCGAGGCCGTTGGGCCGCTAGACGGCGTGGCGATCACGAAATTCGCTGCGGCGCAGATTTCCGCCCTTGAAGATTCCGAGCTGGTGATGGTGGACGCCGGCTAA